Proteins found in one Polyodon spathula isolate WHYD16114869_AA chromosome 42, ASM1765450v1, whole genome shotgun sequence genomic segment:
- the LOC121305156 gene encoding zinc finger protein 135-like yields MQSVPIKEETDDWEPVHIKEELSEPEPDPHPALIKEEILEFEPVCIGKEETAELNPCTVKDEFQNNAVPVKLEAPDHETLANEGASYKDVATRDDVEEEEEDAHSEKASPVHRCGECGKSFTQPATLRRHQRVHTGEKPYSCGACGKSFRQSCHLKSHQRVHTGEKPYSCSECAKSFGGLGGLKKHQGTHAQKKPTYDCGECALSFTKLRPYKEHLQIHTGLRLYSCQDCGKGFTDLRHCQTHRRLHTGQKPYSCGECGKTFNEAGNLRKHQRVHSGLKPYSCSECGRSFSELGNLKTHRRVHTGEKPYRCGECDKSFSRLHHFKAHQRIHTGEKPYHCAECGEDFKYRASLKIHQQAHLGEKLFVCQCGKGFGRLQHFQTHQRIHTGEKPFACQCGRRFSESGSLKIHQRVHSGAKPYVCETCGASFRYLKSLKTHRLVHTGERPYLCGDCGKSFSDVGCLQKHRRIHTGVKPYGCSNCGESFRYLKSLKSHEKSHGKEPR; encoded by the coding sequence ATGCAGTCTGTGCCGATCAAAGAGGAGACAGATGATTGGGAACCGGTCCATATTAAAGAGGAGCTATCAGAACCGGAGCCAGACCCACACCCTGCCCTCATTAAAGAAGAGATCCTTGAATTTGAACCCGTCTGCATTGGTAAGGAGGAGACTGCAGAACTGAACCCTTGCACCGTCAAAGACGAGTTTCAAAACAATGCTGTTCCTGTTAAACTGGAAGCCCCCGATCACGAAACTTTAGCGAACGAGGGAGCGTCGTACAAAGACGTAGCAACCCGGGATGATgttgaagaagaggaggaagatgCCCATTCCGAAAAGGCGAGCCCTGTCCACCGCTGCGGTGAATGTGGAAAGAGTTTTACCCAGCCAGCTACCCTGAGGAGACACCAGCGCGTTCACACGGGCGAGAAACCATACAGCTGTGGCGCGTGCGGGAAAAGCTTCCGCCAGTCGTGCCACCTGAAATCCCACCAGCGCGTACACACAGGCGAGAAGCCCTACAGCTGCTCCGAATGCGCGAAGAGCTTTGGCGGCTTGGGAGGACTCAAGAAACACCAGGGGACGCACGCTCAGAAAAAACCCACCTACGACTGTGGGGAGTGCGCGCTGAGCTTCACCAAACTGCGCCCGTACAAAGAACACCTGCAGATCCACACCGGGCTGAGACTCTACAGCTGCCAGGATTGTGGGAAAGGCTTTACTGATTTGCGGCACTGCCAGACTCACCGGCGCCTCCACACTGGCCAGAAACCGTACAGCTGCGGCGAATGCGGAAAGACTTTCAACGAAGCGGGGAATCTCCGGAAACACCAGCGCGTTCACTCGGGGCTGAAGCCCTACTCCTGCTCCGAGTGCGGCCGGAGCTTCAGCGAATTGGGGAATCTGAAAACGCACCGCAGGGTCCACACGGGCGAGAAGCCTTACCGGTGCGGGGAATGCGACAAGAGTTTCAGCCGGCTGCACCACTTCAAGGctcaccagcgaattcacactggggAGAAACCGTACCACTGTGCCGAGTGCGGGGAGGATTTCAAGTACCGGGCCAGCCTCAAAATCCACCAGCAAGCCCACCTCGGGGAGAAGTTGTTCGTCTGCCAGTGCGGGAAAGGGTTCGGGCGTTTGCAGCACTTTCAGACCCATCAAAGAATTCACACGGGGGAGAAGCCATTCGCCTGCCAGTGTGGGAGGCGCTTCAGCGAATCGGGGAGCCTGAAGATCCACCAGCGGGTTCACAGTGGCGCGAAGCCGTACGTCTGCGAGACCTGTGGCGCCAGCTTCCGGTATTTGAAAAGCCTGAAAACGCACCGGCTCGTTCACACCGGCGAGAGGCCGTACCTCTGCGGCGACTGCGGGAAGAGCTTCAGCGACGTCGGTTGTCTGCAGAAGCACCGGCGCATTCACACGGGGGTGAAACCGTATGGCTGCAGCAACTGCGGGGAGAGCTTTCGGTATCTGAAGAGCTTGAAAAGCCACGAGAAAAGCCACGGCAAAGAACCTCGTTGA
- the LOC121305209 gene encoding complement factor B-like produces the protein MASDRAVGLLLLLCWVINPVLCETLCSESVKIAHGEVWYPATREVGSVLKYVCPNNTRAFPVSWRVCMKNGQWSPLRNSYSEQARSASCVPYSCSGHISLENGRFFPRRTKFSIGSTVHFECNSGFNMFGSPNRTCLSTGKWSGKVTICDSGETFCPNPGIPLGGQRIGSRFWEGQQVRYTCYRGLVLRGPEMRTCREDGSWTGTEPRCEERFSFDEPEAVGKQLNMAEEVISNIDKGIHMYFVVKASASVGKENIEKAQKFIETTIEKYTDFSKFLRSSVIIFASSAEEILPLKDNPSDDLNIMKFLNHTGCNTGEALGLVLNSIRENLNWTKPAKQIIILITNGRHNMGPSPYALIQNITENIPEPARNLDIFTIGIGDASKEDLDRIASQRQEPRSFYLPDYEALGRIYPEENPNACGVRGVKAVNYGRVYKGTEAKEQQWPWQAFLKTSHTFGGGSIIADRWILTAAHVLMKSENTMYDPSEITVYLGMTGTTPKELLDKNMTVEKVLVHKDYVHSDQTYAHDVGLLKLKKTIKYSDKKRPVCLPCTKELSEILSLPNLDWDKQCQYQDRILTGNGGEDLRTVIGYISGWGKSERRNA, from the exons ATGGCGTCGGACAGAGCTGTAGGATTGCTGCTCCTGTTGTGCTGGGTTATAAACCCAGTTCTGTGCG AGACGCTGTGTAGCGAATCGGTGAAAATCGCTCATGGAGAGGTGTGGTACCCAGCCACCAGAGAGGTGGGCAGCGTTCTGAAGTATGTGTGCCCAAATAACACCCGCGCGTTCCCGGTGAGCTGGAGGGTGTGTATGAAGAACGGACAATGGTCTCCTCTCAGGAACAGCTACTCAGAACAAGCGAGAAGCGCCTCCTGCGTCC catATTCCTGCAGCGGCCATATCTCTCTGGAGAATGGCAGGTTCTTCCCGCGAAGGACCAAATTCTCCATTGGAAGCACGGTGCACTTTGAGTGCAACTCCGGCTTCAACATGTTTGGCTCACCAAACAGGACCTGCTTGAGTACCGGAAAATGGAGCGGTAAAGTGACCATCTGTGATTCTGGAG AAACTTTCTGTCCGAACCCCGGGATACCGCTGGGGGGCCAGAGGATCGGGTCCCGGTTCTGGGAGGGGCAGCAGGTCCGATACACCTGCTACAGAGGCTTGGTTCTGAGGGGTCCAGAAATGAGAACCTGCAGGGAAGATGGCAGCTGGACTGGGACAGAACCACGATGCGAAG AAAGATTCTCGTTTGACGAACCAGAAGCTGTGGGGAAGCAGTTGAACATGGCAGAGGAAGTAATCAGCAACATAGATAAAG GTATTCACATGTACTTTGTGGTCAAAGCTTCAGCAAGCGTTGGGAAAGAAAACATAGAGAAAGCACAGAAGTTCATTGAAACTACGATTGAAAAG TACACAGACTTTTCAAAATTCCTAAGGTCCAGTGTGATCATCTTTGCTTCCAGTGCCGAAGAGATATTGCCGTTGAAGGATAACCCATCGGACGACCTGAACATTATGA AGTTTCTGAACCACACTGGTTGTAATACAGGAGAGGCCCTCGGTCTGGTTCTGAATTCAATCAGGGAGAACTTAAATTGGACGAAACCTGCTAAGCAAATCATTATCCTCATCACCAACG GTCGACACAACATGGGCCCTAGTCCTTATGCCTTAATTCAGAACATAACTGAGAACATCCCAGAACCAGCCAGAAATCTCG ATATCTTCACAATCGGGATTGGTGATGCTTCCAAAGAAGACCTTGATAGAATCGCTTCTCAGAGACAAGAGCCCAGGTCCTTCTACCTGCCAGATTACGAGGCCCTGGGAAGAATCTACCCAGAAG AAAACCCTAACGCATGCGGTGTCAGAGGAGTGAAAGCAGTGAATTATGGGAGAGTGTACAAAGGAACTGAAGCCAAAGAGCAGCAGTGGCCGTGGCAAGCCTTCCTAAAG ACGTCCCATACGTTCGGAGGGGGTTCTATTATCGCTGACCGCTGGATCCTGACCGCAGCTCATGTCCTAATGAAATCTGAGAACACGATGTATGACCCGAGCGAGATTACGGTCTACCTTG GTATGACTGGAACCACACCGAAAGAGCTACTGGATAAAAATATGACAGTGGAGAAGGTTCTTGTTCACAAGGACTACGTGCACAGCGATCAAACCTATGCTCATGATGTTGGCCTGCTCAAACTCAAGAAAACAATCAAATACAGTGACAAGAAAAG gcCCGTCTGTCTACCATGTACTAAAGAATTATCCGAGATCCTGTCTTTACCAAACCTAGACTGGGACAAACAGTGCCAATATCAAG ACCGCATTTTAACAGGTAACGGGGGTGAAGATTTGCGAACGGTTATTGGCTACATCTCGGGGTGGGGCAAATCTGAGAGGAGAAACGCCTAG